Proteins encoded in a region of the Prochlorococcus marinus XMU1408 genome:
- the ligA gene encoding NAD-dependent DNA ligase LigA: MKSKLNQYSERAKELRALLNKANYSYYILDSPEIDDAVYDQLYRELIEIENINPSLITADSPSQRVGGIPSKGFKNVEHNIPLLSLDNAFNINELEAWYARISKLICSGNKNIKEVNNPELICELKIDGNAISLRYENGILTRASTRGDGTIGEDITTNIRTISTIPLRLLLKNPPSWIEIRGEAFMPNNIFNKLNNERKSTDRPLFANPRNSCAGTLRQLDPKIVASRKLDFFAYSLYLPENWKPTDSNFKKPNSQSESLKFLKNIGFKVNTTYATKKNLTEANSYYKYWEIEKDSLAYATDGIVVKINKFEIQNLLGATNKAPRWAIAVKYPAEEKATKLKKLIFQVGRSGAITPVAEFESIELAGTSVNRATLHNANRLASLDLHYDDTIIVRKAGEIIPEVIRVIKEFRTVDAKLVKFPQNCPTCDSKLIQEENEAITKCVNSRCPAKLKGHLRHWVSKGSMKIEGLGEKIINQLVNEGYVQSIADLYKLEIDSLLKLERFGEKSAKNLLIEINESKNTNWHKQLYGLGIPHIGEANAKSLAKNFHSIEELNTIAKEAPENISNIYGFGNEMKDAIIKWFDDSNNQILIKELKAIGFSLKENLESNDNSNQSNIFHGKVFVLTGTLDSLTREEAKELIESAGGKVSSSISKKTDFLLSGEKAGGKLKKAEELGVKIINETEFKLLLKK; this comes from the coding sequence GTGAAATCAAAACTCAATCAATATTCTGAACGTGCTAAAGAGCTAAGAGCTTTACTCAACAAAGCAAATTACTCTTATTATATATTAGATTCACCAGAGATAGACGATGCTGTTTATGATCAATTATATCGAGAATTAATTGAAATTGAAAATATAAATCCTTCTTTAATTACAGCTGATAGTCCATCTCAAAGAGTAGGAGGTATTCCTTCTAAAGGATTCAAAAATGTTGAGCATAATATTCCTCTTTTAAGTCTAGATAATGCTTTTAATATAAATGAATTAGAAGCATGGTATGCAAGGATCAGCAAATTAATATGTTCAGGAAATAAAAATATCAAAGAGGTTAATAATCCAGAACTGATATGTGAATTAAAAATTGATGGAAATGCTATTTCATTAAGATATGAAAATGGAATTTTAACTAGAGCATCAACCCGTGGAGATGGAACAATTGGAGAAGATATCACTACTAATATCAGAACAATTTCTACAATTCCTTTACGTTTATTATTAAAAAATCCACCCTCTTGGATTGAAATTAGAGGCGAAGCTTTCATGCCCAATAATATATTTAACAAACTCAATAATGAGAGAAAAAGCACTGATCGACCACTCTTTGCAAATCCTAGAAACTCTTGTGCAGGAACATTAAGACAATTAGATCCCAAAATAGTTGCATCTAGAAAACTTGACTTCTTCGCATATAGTCTTTATTTACCAGAAAATTGGAAGCCAACCGATAGCAATTTTAAAAAACCAAATTCTCAATCTGAATCACTTAAGTTTTTAAAAAATATTGGTTTTAAAGTTAATACTACATATGCAACAAAAAAAAACTTAACTGAAGCAAATAGCTATTACAAGTATTGGGAAATCGAAAAAGATTCTTTAGCTTATGCAACTGATGGCATAGTAGTAAAAATAAATAAATTTGAGATACAAAATCTCCTAGGAGCAACAAATAAAGCTCCAAGATGGGCCATAGCTGTCAAATATCCAGCAGAAGAGAAAGCGACTAAGTTAAAAAAATTAATTTTCCAAGTAGGTCGTTCTGGTGCTATTACTCCTGTAGCAGAATTTGAATCGATAGAGCTTGCAGGAACATCAGTGAATCGTGCAACACTTCATAATGCAAACAGACTTGCATCTTTAGATCTTCATTATGATGACACCATAATTGTGCGAAAAGCTGGAGAAATTATTCCTGAAGTTATTAGAGTTATAAAAGAATTTAGAACAGTTGATGCAAAATTAGTAAAGTTTCCTCAAAACTGTCCAACATGTGATTCCAAGTTAATTCAAGAAGAGAACGAAGCAATAACGAAATGTGTTAATTCTAGATGCCCAGCAAAATTAAAAGGTCATTTGCGTCATTGGGTCAGTAAAGGATCGATGAAAATAGAAGGATTAGGTGAAAAGATTATTAATCAATTAGTCAATGAAGGATATGTACAGTCAATCGCAGATTTATACAAACTTGAAATCGATTCTCTTTTAAAACTTGAAAGATTTGGTGAAAAATCTGCAAAGAATTTACTAATAGAAATTAACGAATCTAAAAACACAAATTGGCACAAACAGCTCTACGGTTTAGGGATACCTCACATAGGAGAAGCGAATGCTAAATCTCTTGCAAAAAATTTTCATAGTATCGAGGAACTTAATACTATTGCTAAGGAGGCACCTGAAAATATATCCAATATTTATGGATTCGGAAATGAGATGAAAGATGCAATAATTAAGTGGTTTGATGATTCTAATAACCAAATCTTAATTAAAGAATTAAAAGCAATTGGATTTTCTCTAAAAGAAAATTTAGAATCAAACGACAATTCAAACCAATCCAATATTTTTCATGGCAAAGTTTTTGTCTTAACAGGAACTTTAGATTCCCTTACAAGAGAGGAAGCAAAAGAATTAATAGAAAGTGCTGGTGGAAAAGTCAGCTCTTCAATTAGTAAAAAAACTGATTTCTTATTATCAGGAGAAAAAGCGGGGGGTAAATTAAAAAAAGCAGAAGAGCTTGGAGTAAAAATAATTAACGAAACTGAATTTAAGCTATTATTGAAAAAATGA